In Eremothecium gossypii ATCC 10895 chromosome II, complete sequence, the genomic window ACTGCTATAATGATTGCTCCAGTGTCATTGGTGTCGAAGCTAACTAATTGTTTTAGTTAGAATCACTTTATTCAGTTATTTACATAATAAAATGAAGAGACGACATTGATTGTCGCTGTCATTAAAACTTCTTTTATTGAGGATTGATGATAACCCTACAGATAACTTTATATAGATGTAAGTAACGGTATGAATCAAGCATGTCGTTAGTGGAGGCCTAATTTTTACGTTTGTTAGAAGTAGAGTTCTTAGGCAATTCCTTACTGTATGGAATGAACTCAGGTTCGCCTGGGATGTATTTTCTTAGCACCTCTGGTACAACCAAACCATCCTCTGTTTGATAGTTTTCTAGTAGGCAGCAGAGAGCTCTTTGAGTAGCAGCTAGGGTGGAGTTCAAACAGTGAACGTACTTCTTCTCTCTGTCTCCCATCTTCTTGATACCACATCTGATCTCTAGGTTTCTAGATTGGTAGTCCGTACAGTTAGAGCAAGAAACCAATTCCTTATACTCTTGCTGATATGGGAACCAAGCTTCCAAATCGTACTTTTTAGCAGCAGCATTGTTCAACTCACCAGACACAATGCCGACAATACGGTAGGGAATACCTAGCGACTGGTAGAATTCTTCTGAGTTAGCAATCATCGAATCAAACTCTTCCCAGGATTTTTCGGGCTCCGTTATACAGAACTGCTCGATTTTTTCGAAAGCGTGGACTCTGAACACACCCCATGCATCTTTACCGTGAGCACCAGCCTCCCTGCGGAAGCAAGAAGAATAGCCTACATAACGGATAGGTAGCTGCTCTTGTGGCTTTTCAAACCACTCACCCGAGTGGTAGGCAGAGATCGGCTGTTCCGAGGTCGCAATCAAATACTTCTCATCTTCGCCGTCCATGACCTTGTACAACTCCTCGTCAAACTGCGAGAGCTGTGCGGTCTTGGCCATGACTTCCTTGTTCATCATGACAGGAGCCTGGAGTGGGCAGTAGCCCTTCGCGGCCAAGAAGCTTAGACCGTAGTTTATCAAAGCCTGATTCAAAAACACACCGTAGTTTCTGAAGAAGTAGCCTCTGTGACCAGAGATCTTGACACCACGCTCTGGGTCATACCCATCCAACCTCAACAAAACTTCATGGTGCGATAGTTTGGCTGGCTGGCCGGTGCAGGACGCAGTGGTCCCGACCTCAGATAGCCCCTCTGGCCTCCAAGTGCGAACCAACTCATTGTTGGCCTCATCATTCGAGACAACTACAGATGGGTGCACAATGTTGCCCACCCGGTTGACTTTGTCACGCAATGCCTTGTCTTGTTCCTGTTCTTGCTCGATAAGCTGTTTTTTCTCCTCCGTCATGCGCTCTTTCTGTGCCAACAACTCCGACGCATCCTCCTTGTTCTTGAATTTCTGCCCAATCTCTTTCTGGACCTTGTTGAAGGCTTTGTTTAGCTCATCCAACTGGAATCTCGTCTTGACCCACTCCTTGTAGTCCGAAATGATCTCATCCACGATCTCCACTGGAGCATTACGAGCTTGCTGCGACTTCTTAATTAGATCAGGGTTACCACCTTTCTCCTCAATAAACAGCGTAATGTCTAACATAGTTACAGAGTAGTATCCCAAGCTCTACCAATACCTGGAGTGTCCTTCTTTGATACCAAAGATCCACCTACTGACAGCCTAAGTAGTCTTGAAATTTCACGTAGCCTTGTGCTTCTGTGTTAAAAATTTTCAATAAGGACAATTAATCCGGGTAATGTCTGCAGCTCGAGGACAGGGAGCACTGACACTCTACATAGTTCATCCTGAATCGCGGACTAGTGGCGGCTGGGCTACTAGTTTAACTAGCGAAATTAATCTATCTTTGCGAAGCTTT contains:
- the SES1 gene encoding serine--tRNA ligase SES1 (Syntenic homolog of Saccharomyces cerevisiae YDR023W (SES1)); translated protein: MLDITLFIEEKGGNPDLIKKSQQARNAPVEIVDEIISDYKEWVKTRFQLDELNKAFNKVQKEIGQKFKNKEDASELLAQKERMTEEKKQLIEQEQEQDKALRDKVNRVGNIVHPSVVVSNDEANNELVRTWRPEGLSEVGTTASCTGQPAKLSHHEVLLRLDGYDPERGVKISGHRGYFFRNYGVFLNQALINYGLSFLAAKGYCPLQAPVMMNKEVMAKTAQLSQFDEELYKVMDGEDEKYLIATSEQPISAYHSGEWFEKPQEQLPIRYVGYSSCFRREAGAHGKDAWGVFRVHAFEKIEQFCITEPEKSWEEFDSMIANSEEFYQSLGIPYRIVGIVSGELNNAAAKKYDLEAWFPYQQEYKELVSCSNCTDYQSRNLEIRCGIKKMGDREKKYVHCLNSTLAATQRALCCLLENYQTEDGLVVPEVLRKYIPGEPEFIPYSKELPKNSTSNKRKN